TAAAACCCGAAATTTCGACCTTGAGTCGCACCCAATTTCATTTTTACCTTCatcgaaaccgaaatattttgcAAAAACTCGGTGATTTCAACCGAGATTTTGAATCTTGGTAACCTTTTGCAAATGAGATGAGCCATGAAATTTGAAACAGATCCTTACTCAAATATCTCTGCCTGAACATATTCTTTAGCTTAAATTTATTAGGAGTTCCAGTTGGTGTTCTTTGTATCTTTTTCTGGTACTAATGAACCAGCTTTAGTGTAAATTATTTGATCTATAACACAATTCAGCTAGTATGATGCATTCACAACTCATTTAAAGAAAATGCCACTCTGTAAGCCAGAATCCAATAataatttgggaaaattactGGATTTGACATAATTGGTTTTAGATTGTGCTTCTTTGATGTCAATGGACAATTGCTACCCGTCAAATAGTTGGTGTATTTGGAAGGTTGGGTAGCTTCCTACCTAAactaaaaagagagaaaaaaaagaagattggtTAGCTTCTTAATTCAATAACGCAACCAATCTATCACAGTTGTGTCATTGGCAAATGTCCATTGTTCTTAAAAAGACACCAGTGGTGGTCACACTCCAGCCATATACAAATATGATAGTCAATAGAGCATGGAACTCTTACCAATATTGAAAATATTACTCATCAAGTGATGAAATTTTGACATATGGGGTTTCATTTGTATGTTGATGTATAGCAAATCAAACTGAAATATATTTATGTACAgagaaatatcaaataaaacaacttaatctAAGGTTAGGTGTCTCCAGGAAAATATACTTATGACCCATAGTTTAAGAACACTGGCATGCGAAACCAATCATAGAATGGCACACTTTCCACTTTCAGCTCGCTTGCGAAATTCTTCAGTCTCCCTCTGGGCTCTCTCCAAACTCTCCCTGAGCTTACAGATTTCTTCATTCGATTTCTGTTGAGCAGCTTGCGCAACTTGTTCAGCCTTCAATCTAGCTGCTTGCTCTTCCTCCAACTGTTGTTCAAGCCTCTTGGTGGTCTCTCTAAGCTTTGACTCAACCTAGACAACAAGTAAGGATTATTGAATTGCCTGCTGGCAGTAAGACGATCAAATGTGTACAATCATTCTTTATTGATCAATTAACTTCGGTGTAGGTAGCGCCACGCAACGACAATATGCAATTTTCTTTGAAGGTAATAGCACTGCATTTTAAGTTACTTAAGAGGTCTAAAActtcaaaccccccccccccccggcggtGCAACCCCAACCAAgtctagaagaaaaaaatatgaatgaCAATTTATAGGAGGGGTGGGGAAATCCCCCTTGATCAAGATCACAAGAAAATGCAGAAATCAACAGAACTTTCAAGGAAAACATATGACAAAACTTACAGTTCTCCCGTGGTCCACCTGACATTTCTAAAAAATTTTGGAGCACACCAGCACCCAACCCAATGTTTTGATCATTCATCACCTATTTCTAGATTTTTCAATCCCTATGCTATACCTTAATTCCCCAGAGATCCACTGACATTGTAGTTAGTGCCACTACACGCCAACTAAGCTTAGCTCTAAAAGATGATGATGCAGTCCATACTTCCACAAGTCTGAGGTTAATAGCTCTTTCAGGTCCAGGTGAGTAAAAACTAAATCTTATCTAATACAATCTTGCCAAATTTGAACCAGACATTTTCATTTCTGTATTTTCTCACCTTTAATAACCTAATCTCAACAAAGCTAAAGAAGCTCCTTCAGTCTTGATTATTAATTGGAGATATAACACCACAGACATACAAATATTGTGTTCTACAAGTAGAATGTAAAGGCAAAAGGGTCAAAGCATACCATCTCAGTTATTCGCTTGAGTTGCTCCTCATATGACTTGTACATGTGCTCCTTCAGTTCTGACATTTCCTTTTTGGTGTGCCCCTTTAAAGACTCATCCTCTTGCTGTTGACGCAACTTCAAAGCCCCGTTCTGTCAACACGTGCAGTGTTAAATTACAATAAATTGAAAAATTACCAAGAAAAAGGATGGGGGAGGAGAGCATATTCACCCTCAATTCAGCAAAGAACTCATCGGAATAGGGCTGTCCACCATTCTCCGCAATGACCATGTTCACAAGGGAGAGCAGTTGCTTGACCTGTTGAATCCGTGTACGTTCATCCTTTGTCTTGTTATCGAAAAGTACAACTCGATTTCTACACAGGCGGAGAATTTCCTGTATCCACATCAACcaacattaaaattaaaaagcaaattAGCTTTATTCAATTACAATGAAGTCTTTGACTCAAGTGAACTAAGGCGAACTACTCATTCAACACTCCAAGATATTTTGTAGACAAAGAAATGTTTAAACTGAATAAACTTTCAAGTTCAAAACATCAGGTAGTGCCTGTGACAGGCTGCATCAATATGTTCATTCTTGGAACTAAATTTACTCTGCATAAAAGGGTGTTCCCCTCCCACTCAAGACAAATCATGGTGCCATATTCTTCTTTATGCGGGAAAAGGCATATAACAAGTCAATCACCCTCCAGTGATGAATAATCAACCTATAGGCCTAAAAAAATACTGCTTAGCAAAATCATAAGCAATCTCATTGGCTGATGTAGGCCTCCAATGAAATCTAAGAATTCATCAAAGAAGCCAATGACTATCCACATCTATTGAAATCACATAACTGCCGAAGGCCACACTAACCTATCTTAGCATTTAACCAATAACATTGGAAGAATTACCTGCCACCACAATCTGAGTAAATCTACAATGCATCAAGTCCTTAATTCTCAGGCTAATGACCTATCTTGGAAACCACATGATGATATGGGCCCAAAATGGGAGCTCACCAAGCAGAAATGGTAAAAAATGTGGAGTAGAATGTTGTTTAGTTTCTGTATAAGAATTTTTTTGAAGTTCAGTGTTGGAACTGTATATTGTGTGAAAATTAATTAACAAATCTAGTGGCAATTCTGCAATAAcgcagaaccagaaaacacggTGGGTACAGTATGGTGCTTCTTTTCCCCTAATGTATTTGGTTGTAATATTAATCATAAATTCATAATATctgtcaaaaaaaatataaaaaacataagaatcaTTCAATAGGGGTATTATATGGAACTGGTCCAAGTCAGAAAATTTAGGAGTTGGCAATTTCCCCATATCATGGATgtaataataacaaaaatataaatatcaGAATTTGTTGTCTTCCAACTCCTTCCATCCCCTAAGAATTGGCCTCTTTTTTCCTCTTGGTTgttaggggagggggggggggagagagagagagagagagagatgccaaGATTGCATTTTCCACTTATAGGGGCAAAAACTACATATCCAGTCAATCCTCAAAAATGGGTAAACAAACCATAATcgaagaaaaaagaagttttGCTACAGGagtcttattttttattcaaggCGCAAAGGCCTCCCGGAAACTAAAGCCAGAGGCGGCTGAGGTGCATGGCAAGGAGGATGTCTCAGGGATGTGAGGTGCACtgtttttcaaataaatatgaatAATTCATCAAAACAATTTGGACCATGTAAAATTCATATAattattagaaaagaaaagagctGTATAAATAAAGTTGTTAAAGCCTAAACATGAATCTAAACAATCTTCATTGTTACTTGATCTAAACACCgccgcggggggggggggggagagagttGCTTAAGTTGAAGATAAGTAGCTAACCcaagtatatatataataaatgtttaaatattaaaaaacttACAAGTACTACACAATTCCGATCAATTATAAAGATAATAATATAGACCATATTAGAACAAATAATATAGACAATAACATCacacaatttaaaaaaaaaaaaaaaagcaattaaTGGCAAAACAAACCAAAGGGGAAGAAGCCTAGACCTAACCAATATGTAGAATTATAGAGCAAGTTTTATTTACTCAACTAGAACAAGCCCTTGAGGCTGCAATGGTTGAACAAAAAGAGATTATGCTTTGTTTGGAGTAGAGGAACCCAACAACAATGGCTCACAATGGAGCAAGATGCACAAAAAGTAAAAAGTGTAAAAAGGTACACACCCCAATGATATAACACTAACAGTCTCCTTGAAATgtgaatatttttcaaaaaggcCAACCTTTGTGGGGACCAGGAAACAATTCGTAAAACCAACCATAAAACAAGTAGACCAGCAGATGCTCAACCAAAAAATTAATGTAATTAGTACCAATGTACACCTACAAACCATTTCAAAAACAAGACAATCTATAGTAGTTTAAGAAGATCAATATGAATCAAGATAATGTCGCTCACATACAGGTCGCAATAGGTATCCTTTTACCCATTTACCCACCTTAACACCACTACTTCAGAGTTTTAGGGTGTCTTACATACCCAGCTAAAACGGTAGGATAACAAGAAAGAGGTCTTAACCTGCCCACTTGCCCATTTAACCATCTAGGTAAGGGTAATTAAGTTACTCATGTGTAAATGTCACACCCTATATACATCCCATGTAACCAACTTATGGTCCCTTGCCATTAGCCAAATACCCAAATCCCAAATGTCTCAAGTCTAAGAGAAACTCCTAATCCCTAATTCCGTTTCCCTTGATACATTATCCATCAGGTAAAGGGAAATTTTACCCTTATCCAGTAAGGATATGGGAAAATCATTATCCAACCTATAGGGCTAGGGTGAAGACCCTCCACATCCCTTAGAGACCAAGGCGAGGCCATAACCCGACCTACAATACTCATTGCCAACCCTAGTAGTAGTAAAACATGTCTAGAACACTAAGGTTCATTCTACATAAATAATTGGTTATAGTCCTAATGCACTCCTTAGAGGAAAATACCACATAAAGTAATAAATGAACAAAATGATATAGGATGGCCACAAGAAAACCACCACCGGTAAGTGATTGTCCCAAAAAGATCTCATAACATATCACGGACATCTGTCATGTTTTCATTAATAAGACTGCCagagaaaaaggaataaggATTCAATAAAGATAATGTAAATCCAACAGAAACAATCAAGAATTCAGACAAAGCCAAAAGGAAGAAATTAGAGGAACCCAACCCAAAAACTAGGAGTCAGGTGAATTGTAGGACATTA
The nucleotide sequence above comes from Telopea speciosissima isolate NSW1024214 ecotype Mountain lineage chromosome 3, Tspe_v1, whole genome shotgun sequence. Encoded proteins:
- the LOC122656302 gene encoding immune-associated nucleotide-binding protein 9-like; its protein translation is MGGSLIDDDWELAVPFNEVKTVVLVGRTGNGKSATGNSILGRRAFKSMRSPAGVTSSCELQRTVMSDGQVINVIDTPGLFDFSVAQDYIGKEIVNCINLAKDGIHAIIVVFSVRNRFSKEEEAAIHSLQSFFGEKITDYMIIVFTGGDDFNEDDTFEDYLSRDFPESFQEILRLCRNRVVLFDNKTKDERTRIQQVKQLLSLVNMVIAENGGQPYSDEFFAELRNGALKLRQQQEDESLKGHTKKEMSELKEHMYKSYEEQLKRITEMVESKLRETTKRLEQQLEEEQAARLKAEQVAQAAQQKSNEEICKLRESLERAQRETEEFRKRAESGKCAIL